From a region of the Thermoleophilaceae bacterium genome:
- a CDS encoding ATP-binding cassette domain-containing protein has translation MSEQHLLELRGVQKSFGAVHALKGVDFHADSGSVMALVGDNGAGKTVLTKCVAGIYQIDDGEIFWDGQPAHIHGPKDSAALGIEVVYQDLALCDNLDVVQNMYLGRETRSSLRRLDEAKMEKEALGVLEDLSVTTIQSIRQQVAGLSGGQRQSIAVAKAVLWNSKLVILDEPTAALGVAQTRQVLDLTKRLAEQGLGVILISHNMNDIFEVADYITVLRLGQNVAEFKRTETTQREVVEAITAGQLSHTPGMQAEEEALT, from the coding sequence TTGAGCGAGCAGCACCTACTTGAGCTCCGGGGCGTGCAGAAGAGCTTCGGCGCCGTGCACGCGCTGAAGGGCGTGGACTTCCACGCGGACTCCGGCAGCGTCATGGCGCTGGTGGGGGACAACGGCGCCGGCAAGACGGTGCTCACGAAATGCGTCGCGGGCATCTACCAGATCGACGACGGGGAGATCTTCTGGGACGGCCAGCCGGCCCACATCCACGGACCGAAGGACTCCGCGGCGCTCGGCATCGAGGTCGTGTACCAGGACCTCGCGCTGTGCGACAACCTCGACGTCGTCCAGAACATGTACCTCGGGCGCGAGACGCGCTCGAGCCTGCGCCGCCTCGACGAGGCGAAGATGGAGAAGGAAGCGCTCGGGGTGCTCGAGGACCTCTCGGTCACCACCATCCAGTCCATCCGCCAGCAGGTGGCAGGCCTCTCGGGCGGGCAGCGTCAGTCGATCGCAGTCGCCAAGGCGGTGCTCTGGAACTCCAAGCTCGTGATCCTCGACGAGCCCACGGCCGCCCTCGGCGTGGCGCAGACGAGGCAGGTGCTCGACCTGACCAAGCGGCTGGCTGAACAGGGTCTCGGTGTGATCCTGATCTCGCACAACATGAACGACATCTTCGAGGTGGCGGACTACATCACCGTCCTTCGGCTCGGCCAGAACGTGGCCGAGTTCAAGCGCACGGAGACCACCCAGCGCGAGGTGGTGGAGGCGATCACGGCCGGGCAGCTCTCCCACACTCCCGGCATGCAGGCAGAGGAGGAGGCACTCACATGA
- a CDS encoding substrate-binding domain-containing protein has product MHRKTWWGLALLAVAVALVAAGCGSSNKSSTSTSSGAAASTTGGGKVNGSIAVLLPDTQSSVRWEQFDRKYLDQAFTAAGIKHTITNAQGDPGTQRTQAEQALTNGAKVILLVDLDPGSGKSIIQLAHNRGAKVIDYDRLTLGGGADYYVSFDNVAVGKLQGEGLVNCIKQKGLKNPVVAELNGSPTDNNATLFAQGYNSVLDPMYKNGTYKKGPNQSVPDWDNQKALTIFEQMLQSTKNNIQAVLAANDGLANSVISAETSHKVPYAPVTGQDATAEGIQHILAGQQCMTVYKAVKKEADAAAAVAIALAKGQTPNAPDQTKNGSQQTPSVLLTPVAVTKKNINSTVIHDGFLTKSQICVGQFAKYCSQAGL; this is encoded by the coding sequence GTGCATAGAAAGACGTGGTGGGGACTAGCTCTCCTCGCCGTCGCGGTCGCGCTCGTCGCGGCCGGTTGCGGCTCGTCGAACAAGAGCTCGACGTCGACGTCGAGCGGGGCGGCGGCCAGCACCACTGGCGGCGGCAAGGTGAACGGCAGCATCGCGGTGCTCCTTCCGGACACCCAGTCCTCCGTTCGCTGGGAGCAGTTCGACCGTAAGTACCTGGATCAGGCCTTCACGGCCGCCGGGATCAAGCACACGATCACCAACGCCCAGGGCGACCCGGGCACGCAGCGCACGCAGGCTGAGCAGGCGCTCACCAACGGCGCGAAGGTGATCCTGCTCGTGGACCTCGACCCGGGCAGCGGTAAGTCGATCATCCAGCTCGCCCACAACCGTGGCGCGAAGGTCATCGACTATGACCGTCTGACCCTTGGTGGCGGAGCCGACTACTACGTCTCGTTCGACAACGTGGCCGTCGGCAAGCTCCAGGGCGAGGGTCTCGTCAACTGCATCAAGCAGAAGGGCCTCAAGAACCCGGTCGTCGCCGAGCTCAACGGCTCCCCGACGGACAACAACGCGACGCTGTTCGCGCAGGGTTACAACTCGGTCCTCGACCCGATGTACAAGAACGGGACCTACAAGAAGGGCCCGAATCAGTCCGTGCCGGACTGGGACAACCAGAAGGCGCTGACGATTTTCGAGCAGATGCTGCAGTCGACCAAGAACAACATCCAGGCAGTGCTCGCGGCCAACGACGGCCTTGCGAACTCGGTGATCTCCGCCGAGACCTCGCACAAGGTCCCGTACGCCCCGGTCACCGGCCAGGATGCGACCGCCGAGGGCATTCAGCACATCCTCGCCGGCCAGCAGTGCATGACGGTCTACAAGGCCGTGAAGAAGGAGGCCGACGCGGCCGCCGCAGTGGCGATCGCGCTGGCCAAGGGTCAGACGCCCAACGCGCCTGATCAGACGAAGAACGGGAGCCAGCAGACGCCTTCGGTGCTTCTGACCCCGGTCGCCGTCACCAAGAAGAACATCAACTCAACCGTCATCCATGACGGGTTCCTGACGAAGAGTCAGATCTGCGTCGGGCAGTTCGCGAAGTACTGCTCACAGGCAGGCCTTTGA
- a CDS encoding S53 family peptidase — protein sequence MANFFARERLGAYGLACVLALVLSAPAHAAKPRIHDFCAPVLPGFAHCDAAGLKRHGVKAHAAALGSIPYGPADIQDAYGLTSVASDYGADQTVAVVDAYDLPTAESDLAYYRAHYGLPPCTTASGCFRKVNQNGGTSYPAEDTGWGDEIALDLDAVSATCPNCHILLVEASSASSSNLALAVDRAASMGATQISNSYGGGEGAGETTFESYYDHPGIAVTVSSGDSGYGVEYPAASGYVTAVGGTSLHKDSSARGWSESAWDGAGSGCSLYIAKPSWQTDSDCANRAVADVSAVADPNTGIATYDSRDGGWWQVGGTSLASPVVAAAYALTGSAAAAGGFAYTNPSWFNDVTSGSNGSCTFAYLCTALAGFDGPTGMGTPNSAHPTEPPPTSGGGGSSGGTTGGGSSGGSGTTTTPPASPTPPALPVPTKVLSSVAVRGASSRPARNGRFRVKITCGSGPGCSGVISLQIRLRGGALRGFGRARYSLAPGSSKWVVVRLSSYNLRLLKQRHRLRIYGTALDGDGTAAQSSFSLRAPTPAKHRRR from the coding sequence GTGGCGAACTTCTTCGCACGTGAGCGGTTGGGGGCGTATGGCCTCGCGTGCGTGCTCGCGCTTGTGCTCTCGGCGCCCGCGCACGCCGCAAAGCCTCGGATTCACGACTTCTGCGCGCCCGTGCTGCCCGGCTTTGCGCACTGCGACGCCGCGGGCCTGAAGCGGCATGGCGTGAAGGCGCACGCGGCGGCCCTCGGGTCGATCCCCTACGGGCCGGCCGACATCCAGGACGCGTACGGGCTCACCTCTGTGGCATCTGACTACGGCGCCGATCAGACGGTCGCGGTGGTGGACGCGTACGACCTGCCGACGGCGGAGAGCGACCTCGCCTACTACCGCGCTCACTACGGGCTGCCGCCCTGCACCACGGCAAGCGGCTGCTTCAGGAAGGTCAACCAGAACGGCGGCACGAGCTATCCCGCAGAGGACACGGGCTGGGGGGATGAGATCGCGCTCGACCTCGACGCGGTGTCCGCCACGTGCCCCAACTGCCACATCCTGCTGGTCGAGGCCAGCAGCGCGAGCTCGAGCAACCTCGCCCTGGCGGTCGACCGGGCCGCCTCGATGGGCGCGACCCAGATCTCGAATAGCTACGGCGGTGGCGAGGGGGCGGGGGAGACCACCTTCGAGTCCTACTACGACCACCCGGGCATCGCGGTGACGGTGTCGAGCGGCGACAGCGGCTATGGCGTGGAGTATCCGGCGGCCTCGGGCTACGTCACGGCCGTTGGCGGCACCTCTCTGCACAAGGACTCGAGCGCACGCGGATGGTCGGAGAGCGCCTGGGACGGCGCGGGCAGCGGCTGCTCTCTCTACATCGCAAAGCCCTCCTGGCAGACCGACAGCGACTGCGCCAATCGAGCGGTGGCTGACGTGTCCGCGGTCGCAGATCCCAACACGGGCATCGCCACCTACGACTCTCGCGACGGCGGCTGGTGGCAGGTGGGCGGCACGAGCCTCGCCTCGCCGGTGGTGGCCGCCGCGTACGCGCTCACCGGCAGCGCGGCCGCGGCCGGCGGCTTCGCCTACACCAACCCGAGCTGGTTCAACGACGTGACGAGCGGGTCGAACGGCTCATGCACCTTCGCGTACCTCTGCACGGCGCTCGCCGGATTCGACGGCCCCACCGGCATGGGCACGCCCAATTCCGCACATCCCACCGAGCCGCCACCCACGAGCGGCGGCGGAGGCAGCAGCGGCGGAACGACCGGCGGCGGGAGCAGCGGCGGCTCCGGCACCACCACCACGCCGCCCGCGAGCCCCACTCCGCCCGCGCTCCCGGTCCCGACCAAGGTCCTCTCCTCGGTGGCCGTTCGCGGCGCTTCTTCGCGACCCGCTCGAAACGGGCGCTTCCGCGTGAAGATCACGTGCGGCAGCGGGCCGGGGTGCAGCGGCGTGATCTCGCTGCAGATCCGGCTGCGCGGCGGCGCCCTGCGTGGATTCGGCCGCGCGCGCTACAGCCTTGCGCCGGGGAGCTCGAAGTGGGTGGTCGTGCGCCTGTCGAGCTACAACCTGCGCCTGCTCAAGCAGAGGCACAGGCTGCGGATCTACGGCACCGCGCTCGACGGCGACGGCACCGCCGCCCAGTCCAGCTTCAGCCTTCGGGCTCCCACGCCCGCGAAGCACCGCAGGCGCTAG
- a CDS encoding ROK family transcriptional regulator, whose product MLETVRERGAVSRADISRQTGLARSTVSSLVSDLQSAGLVVESAATNGRGHPGSKGGRPPVLLTLNPSAGAVLGIHFDHRFVRVAVAELDHRILAEEARELDVDNDAGSTLDVAAALAHEVVERAGLKLDQLLGVGAAVPGPIDHATGAVGSTTIMPGWVGLDVAAALEQRLGLPVHIDNDANLGALAESVLGAGRDAREMVYVMLSSGIGAGLVLGGRLHRGVRGTAGEIGHVLVNEQGPICRCGNRGCLETYAGAWAMLDLLRAAHGDLTPERMIALAQEGDPACRRVISDAARSVGSVVAALCNQLNPERVVVGGTVSPAGELVLEPMREMVRRYAIPAAADDAQVVQGALGERAELLGALILVVGQSDRAFSGRVRAAVGR is encoded by the coding sequence GTGCTCGAAACCGTGCGCGAGCGGGGTGCGGTGAGCCGCGCGGACATCTCGCGTCAGACCGGCCTCGCCCGCTCGACGGTGTCGAGCCTCGTGTCGGACCTGCAGAGCGCCGGGCTCGTGGTGGAGAGTGCCGCCACAAACGGCCGCGGCCACCCGGGCTCCAAGGGCGGCCGCCCGCCGGTGCTGCTCACGCTCAACCCTTCCGCGGGCGCCGTGCTCGGCATCCACTTCGACCATCGCTTCGTGCGCGTGGCGGTGGCAGAGCTCGACCACCGCATCCTGGCCGAGGAGGCGCGCGAGCTCGACGTGGACAACGACGCGGGCTCCACGCTCGATGTGGCGGCCGCGCTGGCCCACGAGGTGGTGGAGCGCGCCGGCCTGAAGCTCGACCAGCTGCTCGGCGTTGGCGCGGCGGTGCCCGGCCCGATCGACCACGCCACGGGCGCCGTGGGCTCCACCACGATCATGCCCGGCTGGGTGGGCCTCGACGTGGCGGCGGCGCTCGAGCAGCGGCTCGGCCTTCCGGTTCACATCGACAACGACGCGAACCTCGGCGCGCTCGCGGAGTCGGTGCTCGGCGCGGGCCGCGACGCGCGCGAGATGGTCTACGTGATGCTCTCCTCGGGCATCGGCGCCGGACTCGTGCTCGGCGGCCGGCTGCACCGCGGCGTGCGCGGCACGGCCGGCGAGATCGGCCATGTGCTCGTCAACGAGCAGGGGCCCATCTGCCGCTGCGGCAACCGAGGCTGCCTCGAGACTTACGCGGGCGCGTGGGCGATGCTCGACCTGCTGCGCGCCGCGCACGGAGACCTCACTCCCGAGCGCATGATCGCGCTGGCGCAGGAGGGCGACCCCGCCTGCCGGCGCGTGATCAGCGACGCCGCCCGCAGCGTGGGCAGCGTGGTGGCGGCGCTCTGCAACCAACTGAACCCCGAGCGAGTCGTTGTGGGCGGGACGGTTTCGCCCGCCGGCGAGCTCGTGCTCGAGCCCATGCGCGAAATGGTGCGTCGGTACGCGATCCCAGCGGCCGCGGACGACGCCCAGGTCGTGCAGGGGGCGCTCGGAGAGCGAGCCGAGCTGCTTGGGGCCCTGATCCTCGTCGTCGGTCAGTCCGACCGCGCGTTCTCCGGGCGCGTGCGTGCGGCGGTGGGGAGGTGA